In Erythrobacter sp. F6033, a single genomic region encodes these proteins:
- a CDS encoding peroxiredoxin, which yields MTISVGDKLPEATLVKATAEGPQQVQASEYFAGKKVALFSVPGAFTPTCSAKHLPGFVEKAEDLKAKGVDEIVGTAVNDAFVMGAWNQAAGSDDITMLADGNADFAEAVGLTMDGSGFGMGKRGQRFSMVINDGVVEQLNVEEPGDFKVSSAEHMLGQL from the coding sequence ATGACAATTTCGGTAGGTGACAAACTTCCCGAGGCAACACTGGTCAAAGCCACAGCCGAAGGTCCGCAGCAGGTTCAGGCAAGCGAGTATTTCGCGGGCAAGAAAGTTGCTCTGTTTTCAGTGCCTGGTGCTTTCACACCGACTTGTTCGGCAAAGCACCTTCCCGGCTTCGTTGAGAAAGCCGAAGACCTGAAAGCCAAGGGCGTCGATGAAATCGTCGGCACTGCGGTCAACGATGCATTTGTAATGGGTGCATGGAATCAGGCGGCGGGCAGCGACGACATCACTATGCTCGCAGATGGCAATGCCGACTTCGCCGAAGCGGTCGGCCTGACAATGGACGGCAGCGGTTTCGGCATGGGCAAGCGCGGTCAGCGTTTTTCGATGGTGATCAATGACGGCGTCGTTGAACAGCTGAACGTCGAAGAGCCAGGCGACTTCAAAGTCTCCAGCGCAGAGCATATGCTCGGTCAGCTCTAG
- the folE gene encoding GTP cyclohydrolase I FolE: MNYMNVHDHDEFDPENPLSKPDVPEDVQEAVRTLIKWAGDDPTREGLLDTPKRVGRAWLEYCAGNQEDPAMHLSRIFEEVGGYDEIVLLKDIPFHSHCEHHMAPIKGKAHIAYLPDKKITGISKLARVLHGFANRLQVQERLTAEVAECIWDNLEPRGVAVVIQAEHGCMTGRGVKVHEVEMLTSRMMGCFLEDHRSRKEVMSLMGF; encoded by the coding sequence ATGAACTACATGAACGTGCATGATCACGATGAATTTGACCCGGAGAATCCTTTGAGCAAGCCCGACGTTCCTGAAGACGTACAAGAAGCAGTGCGAACCCTAATTAAGTGGGCGGGGGACGATCCCACCCGCGAAGGCTTGCTGGATACGCCCAAGCGTGTTGGTCGGGCTTGGCTGGAATATTGTGCTGGCAATCAAGAAGATCCCGCGATGCATTTGTCGCGAATCTTTGAAGAAGTCGGCGGATATGACGAGATTGTCCTTCTGAAAGACATCCCGTTCCACTCGCATTGCGAGCACCACATGGCGCCGATCAAGGGCAAAGCGCACATCGCCTATCTGCCTGACAAGAAGATCACCGGCATTTCAAAGCTCGCGCGTGTGCTGCATGGCTTCGCCAACCGCTTGCAGGTTCAAGAGCGCCTCACTGCAGAGGTCGCCGAATGCATCTGGGACAATCTGGAGCCGCGCGGTGTCGCCGTTGTGATTCAGGCAGAGCACGGCTGTATGACGGGCCGCGGCGTTAAAGTGCACGAGGTCGAGATGCTGACCAGCCGCATGATGGGCTGTTTCCTCGAAGATCATCGCAGCCGTAAGGAAGTGATGAGCCTGATGGGCTTCTGA
- a CDS encoding (deoxy)nucleoside triphosphate pyrophosphohydrolase: MTGTWLPVVAGALKGRDGTWLMHKRPAEKHHGGLWEFPGGKVEHHEKPTESLIRELHEELGISVNAIDCEPAGFAEGAVSEDGIPIVILLYRIARWDGIPAALEGGEIAWHTPESIRQLKKPPLDCALAAGLFGES; the protein is encoded by the coding sequence ATGACAGGCACGTGGCTTCCCGTAGTTGCAGGCGCTCTTAAGGGGCGCGATGGCACATGGCTGATGCACAAAAGGCCTGCTGAAAAGCATCATGGAGGGCTATGGGAATTCCCTGGTGGGAAAGTGGAACACCATGAAAAGCCAACAGAATCTTTGATTCGCGAACTTCATGAGGAACTGGGCATTTCTGTAAATGCCATCGATTGTGAACCCGCAGGTTTCGCTGAAGGCGCAGTGAGTGAGGATGGAATACCGATTGTCATCCTACTTTACAGAATCGCGCGATGGGATGGAATTCCGGCAGCATTGGAAGGCGGCGAAATTGCTTGGCATACGCCTGAAAGCATCCGGCAGCTTAAAAAGCCGCCGCTCGATTGCGCTCTCGCAGCGGGTCTTTTCGGAGAAAGCTGA
- a CDS encoding Flp family type IVb pilin: MKLATFFKSIGSDQSGATAVEYGLIVSLIVIAMVGALQGVAEENSNVWSRVQTAQEEASN; the protein is encoded by the coding sequence ATGAAGTTAGCGACATTTTTCAAGAGTATTGGTTCGGATCAGTCCGGCGCCACTGCTGTTGAATACGGCCTGATTGTTAGTTTGATCGTGATTGCAATGGTTGGTGCTCTCCAAGGTGTAGCCGAAGAGAACAGCAACGTTTGGAGCCGCGTCCAGACTGCACAAGAGGAAGCGAGCAACTGA
- a CDS encoding Flp family type IVb pilin: MKFFNKLARDEQGATAIEYGLIAALIAVAAITAMQSLGSTLSDTFSEVQTEMAA; the protein is encoded by the coding sequence ATGAAATTCTTCAACAAACTTGCACGTGACGAGCAGGGCGCAACCGCAATTGAGTACGGCCTTATCGCTGCTCTGATCGCTGTTGCAGCTATCACCGCTATGCAGAGCCTCGGCTCGACCCTTTCGGATACTTTCTCGGAAGTACAGACCGAAATGGCTGCCTAA